ttcttttttcttcttcacagcAAACATTGAAGCTTCAATAACCATTCCTGAGAAAACTACTCTGGATGCAAGTCAACCAAATAAACCACCAAATTCAAGTCCTGGTGGTTACACAGCTATGATTCGCTATAAAGGGACACTGGTGACTAAAGCAGTTACACCAACATCGAGTAGTCAGGACACAAATTGTACCTTTCAACCATATTTTATCACACCATTTTTAAGTACAATACTCAACACAGCCACACCACCTGGAAGTGCAACCCAAGTACAGGGACAGCTTTGTGTCAACAAACTTTGCAATACAAGTGATAACCAAGATTCTTTACAAGATCAACAAAATGTAAAATCTAACACACcacagcagcatcaacaatgtCAAACACCCATCCCAAGCTATACACCAACATCAGAACATTCAGAGTCTCCATCACCAATTcagaatataaatgtagatatgcaAGATACATCCAGCTACAGTTCCTCATTACATAGTTCAAGTCAAACCCCAGAACCACAGATTTGTTTACCTAGTACTATTGTACAAGAGGATTCTAACCAAAGCCACTCTATGTCATCAAATCCTCCACCTTACTCTGCTGTTTTGTATGATATCCCAATTCAGAATTTTCCTCTTAAACAACCACCATCTTATTTAAGCTGTAGCCAGCAGTCAAATTTGACATCTTTCCAAACAACATCTATTAGTAACCCAGTGACACAAACTCTTCTTGCTACCAGCACCAGCAATGACGATTTGAACTATTCTTCCAAGAACCCAAATTTAAGTACAGATCTGAAATGGAGTACACTTCCTGATTTCCCTTCACTGCAAGTTGCTACTACAGTTGCAAACTCCATTTTCCCCATCCAGGGTATCAAGACAGAGCCAAACACTAGTCttgataataatttttcattgtCCACAATCATGCCCATTGAATTACAAGCTACTATTGCACCTGCACCAACTGCAACAGCAGTTGCTGTTTCAACCCACCACACAAAACCAtccccaacatcatcatcatcaatgatgcCACTCAACACATATCAACAAACTCAGCAAGTTACTACCACCAACTCTAATAgtattgctgctactacaacaGCAGTTAGCACTGGTCAACTGAAGTTGTACCCAGTTAAACCAAGAAAATATCCAAACAGGCCCAGTAAAGTGCCACCACATGAAAGGCCATACCCTTGTCCTGTAGAGATTTGTGATCGAAGGTTTTCTCGAAGTGATGAATTAACCAGACACATGCGCATTCATACAGGTCAAAAACCCTTCCAGTGTCCCATATGTACCCGTTCATTTAGCCGTAGTGATCATTTGACTACTCATGTTCggacacatacaggagaaaaaccattttcCTGTGATATTTGTGGCCGGAAATTTGCCCGTAGTGATGAGAAAAAGAGGCATTTTAAAGTGCATCTTAAACAGAAGTCAAAGAAAGAAGCTAAAGCATTAGcaagtagtagcaataatagcaATCCCAACACAAAGATGCCCTCTACATCTGTTTTATCAACTGTCTCACCAACTGATCAACTCTCATTGAGTAGTACACATTTACCAACAGTGACCACAGCATCACTGTGAAATATGAactttagttaaaaaataaataaaacacaagatgACAAATTCTACTGGAACATTATAAAAAAGCATCTCATTGAAATTGACTGTATAAATCAGTTTTAATTAGTATTGCTTTACTAATGAAAACTTGATTGctatgtaaaagaaacaaaatttagaatatgaaaaatataaattggatttaattttttaaatgtgaacATGAAATGAGCTCAgcttagaaataaatttaaacatatgtatatatatatatatatatatatatatatatatatatatatatatatatatatataaagctgtgcatttacatttttttttatatgtgagtAGTAACAAGAAGAAACTTTAAAGACTCATACAAATGGTGAAATCCAGGAAGTCCCACTGTGTGGGGCCAAATCCAAAACTTTATAtaatgcactcacatacatatgtgtgaacgagtggcaaatatttttttctgctttttcttgttgaatttttttttttaagacaaaaaTGATGTCAAATTTTTAATACATTGTGCTTGTGACAAAAACGCAGCAAACATAAGGCACTAATTCAGCGTTTGAGAAATATATggcaattttgtttctttataaattacaagaaatttatgttatatatatgtaactaaatgaaatatatcaACCATTTCCTACAAGAAAAAACTCCCCACATTACAGTCTCACTAATTGTGAAAAACATTTACATCAATCATATTCTATGAAATTTAAAACCCttgtataattgtgtgcatgcacaagtgTATGCGTGTTGCCTAAACATTTTACAAACCCTAAGGTTAGTGGTCATGATCTGCACAAACTACTTAAAATAGATCTGTTTGTTATGCTGGTGAGCAAAGCAGAAAGTCAATTACATGTAATTAATGCGATGAGAGTTTAGATTTACATGTGAAATAGTATTTTATGCTTAATTAGAGTAAAATTTtgcaaagagaaataaataaatataatgaaataaaattttgtagaATCCTTCCTTGATCCATGAATAAACTTTTGATCTTTAAAGTGATTTAATTAGTTCTTCAGGGGATCTAATAACAAGCTATGAAAGATATATgcaatcgtcgtcgtcgtttaacgtccgctttccatgctagcatgggttggacgatttgactgaggactggtgaaaccagatggctacactaggctccaatctgatttggcagagtttctacagctggatgcccttcctaacgccaaccactcagagagtgtagtgggtgcttttacgtgtcacccgcacgaaggccagtcaggcagtactggcaacggccacgctcatctcgcttgagaaacctcatgtgtcacccgcacaagagccagcccaggggcaccggcaacgatcccactcgaaaatcctacaacaaccccacacaagagccagctcagaggcaccggcaacgatctcgctcgaagaaattccatgtgtcacccacacaagagccagcccaggggcactggcaacgatcccgctcggaagatttcatgtgtcgcccacacATGAGCAATCTCAAATCAAATTGGTGACTGAAAGATTTTTCTCTGAACTAAAGTTACAAAAGATCATACATTTATCTCGTATTGAGAATTCATATTGTATGACGATGAAACAGTGTTTCAGACATTGCAGGCTATTAGTAATATTTCtcagtaatatatttaatttccaaTGGTGTTTGGAAATTATAAGTATCAAACATGATTTATTGAGCAACACTATGGAAACAATAATGCATCAAAGTATAATCAGTTGAATTGAATCTTCtgaataattcatattttattgacttaaatttagaaaatacagcaatatagcaaaataatgaaaggcatcTAGTGCAagattatcatttttgttatttcatcaaaattaataataacaatgataattattactGTCAGGTATTCTagtacaatattgatttcttgttaAAATCAATGTTACTCAATTGCAAACACCAGTAAGAGCCACTTAATGTCTGTTTCTTAAAACTTTGTGAAAAGGCAAAGATGTCACAATTCTTTTTGGCTTCTGACTCTACACctagagaagaaattattattcttattatatcaTCACTCATACAATGTTATAGGGGAGATGAAAAAGTATGTCTCTCTTATTGATGtctaaaaaaaaagtctaaaatattaaatcaaatatttaattagaagaaattaaattgtatttttcatGGTTCTAATATTTTCTACTTCATTACATCAGCATGTTATTGCATAACAAAATTAAAGATACCTTGTTTTGACTCTACCTCTACctctaagtgtgtatgtgtgttagtatatatgttgCCTATTAAATCAAACCAAATAGTTACAAATTAACACACTAAGCAAATTCTATTAATTTAAAGTgattatacagacatacatacaatatgtgtgtgtgcgtgtgtgtgtgtatatatatatatatatatatatatatatatatatatacacacacatacacacacacaagcatacagacacatctatatttatataaccatacatataaaattatacacattGCATTTTTGCATGCACATTTGAAAAAGTCATGCATATGGAAATGTTTAATacaagtgtgcatatatgcatgtatgtatgtgtgtaccacaatatttatacacacaaatgctttcatatatttatgcacataaccacatacacaacactcacacatataatatatatatatatatatttgataaatgaagGAATctaaaaaagatatatttttttaaagttaatgcACACTATTAAATTGgcaaattataataaaatgttaaaaataaattaaaaatatgataaaataaatcatttttgaaGATGTGATCCAAAAATGCTGCCCCCTATGAAATTGTTGCTTTTATGCTTtgttgtgtacatataaacattttattagcTCTTCAGTGCTACTGTTGATATTCTTTGaaattatgcatgtgtgtcgctagacatacatacatacatacatatattacacacacacacatgatgtatctatatatcgcatatatacacatatacatgaatacatacatgcctacatagacacccacactatatatatatatatatatatatatatatatatatatatatatgcatttatacatttgtgtatttgtgtgtgtatgtatgcatgcatgtatgtgtgtatatacatatgtatttatatatatgcatacatgccacCATATTtggatttacatacatatatttgtataaaatctgtaaattatattatatatgtatgtatttgtaatttatggattatatatatctgcatgtattttAAATTCAATCGTTTTCCTttatgttgttcaaaaaataaaaaaataaaaattgttaaaaaaaaaaaacaaacaaaattccaTTGAAACAAATGCATATTCTATTGCTGGCAAAGAATCGAaaatcatgaaaaaataaaatataaacataaaaaagaaaaatagcattaaattTAGAAAATCTGCCATCTGGTATTtttaagttataaaaataaagatatatatgtatatataaatatatatatgtatgtgtatatatataatatatatataatatatatataaatataataatgtacttgtttgttttaattgatttatttgtattgtgATTAACAGCTTTTCAGATTCAGTTCCAAGTGGctgaaatatctttctttttggttttaatttttttgtaaatggTTTTCTTCATCACTGAAACTTTAggcaaaataattaaattttcctTAATGAGTGTTAGGAGATTAATACTTAGCCATTTTAGTGATAGTACTTATGTGGTGTATGTCTCAATTTGCTGTTTCAAAGACGAATGTgacaaaaaaaattagaatatatttgttttatgcaaACGAATCTGGAAACACTGATATGACATATATTCCTGGTACAAGAGAAATACTATGAGTTTATGGTGGAAAATATCTGAACATAAAGGCCTTGCAGACAAGTGATGGCACATGGAATGGAATGGTTGTATT
The genomic region above belongs to Octopus bimaculoides isolate UCB-OBI-ISO-001 chromosome 2, ASM119413v2, whole genome shotgun sequence and contains:
- the LOC106875806 gene encoding early growth response protein 1-B isoform X2, whose protein sequence is MYMTEPTQTMLLEQVCEEEINLDDGIMSLFPSVNLDTANIEASITIPEKTTLDASQPNKPPNSSPGGYTAMIRYKGTLVTKAVTPTSSSQDTNCTFQPYFITPFLSTILNTATPPGSATQVQGQLCVNKLCNTSDNQDSLQDQQNVKSNTPQQHQQCQTPIPSYTPTSEHSESPSPIQNINVDMQDTSSYSSSLHSSSQTPEPQICLPSTIVQEDSNQSHSMSSNPPPYSAVLYDIPIQNFPLKQPPSYLSCSQQSNLTSFQTTSISNPVTQTLLATSTSNDDLNYSSKNPNLSTDLKWSTLPDFPSLQVATTVANSIFPIQGIKTEPNTSLDNNFSLSTIMPIELQATIAPAPTATAVAVSTHHTKPSPTSSSSMMPLNTYQQTQQVTTTNSNSIAATTTAVSTGQLKLYPVKPRKYPNRPSKVPPHERPYPCPVEICDRRFSRSDELTRHMRIHTGQKPFQCPICTRSFSRSDHLTTHVRTHTGEKPFSCDICGRKFARSDEKKRHFKVHLKQKSKKEAKALASSSNNSNPNTKMPSTSVLSTVSPTDQLSLSSTHLPTVTTASL
- the LOC106875806 gene encoding early growth response protein 1-B isoform X1, whose protein sequence is MIMEGLDTLTQVALADQLSFDNFHSSPTTLSNIGRIPPETMDDSLNTPVTTSSETTFFGSDTCEPVPITATANIEASITIPEKTTLDASQPNKPPNSSPGGYTAMIRYKGTLVTKAVTPTSSSQDTNCTFQPYFITPFLSTILNTATPPGSATQVQGQLCVNKLCNTSDNQDSLQDQQNVKSNTPQQHQQCQTPIPSYTPTSEHSESPSPIQNINVDMQDTSSYSSSLHSSSQTPEPQICLPSTIVQEDSNQSHSMSSNPPPYSAVLYDIPIQNFPLKQPPSYLSCSQQSNLTSFQTTSISNPVTQTLLATSTSNDDLNYSSKNPNLSTDLKWSTLPDFPSLQVATTVANSIFPIQGIKTEPNTSLDNNFSLSTIMPIELQATIAPAPTATAVAVSTHHTKPSPTSSSSMMPLNTYQQTQQVTTTNSNSIAATTTAVSTGQLKLYPVKPRKYPNRPSKVPPHERPYPCPVEICDRRFSRSDELTRHMRIHTGQKPFQCPICTRSFSRSDHLTTHVRTHTGEKPFSCDICGRKFARSDEKKRHFKVHLKQKSKKEAKALASSSNNSNPNTKMPSTSVLSTVSPTDQLSLSSTHLPTVTTASL
- the LOC106875806 gene encoding early growth response protein 1-B isoform X3; the protein is MDEVCEEEINLDDGIMSLFPSVNLDTANIEASITIPEKTTLDASQPNKPPNSSPGGYTAMIRYKGTLVTKAVTPTSSSQDTNCTFQPYFITPFLSTILNTATPPGSATQVQGQLCVNKLCNTSDNQDSLQDQQNVKSNTPQQHQQCQTPIPSYTPTSEHSESPSPIQNINVDMQDTSSYSSSLHSSSQTPEPQICLPSTIVQEDSNQSHSMSSNPPPYSAVLYDIPIQNFPLKQPPSYLSCSQQSNLTSFQTTSISNPVTQTLLATSTSNDDLNYSSKNPNLSTDLKWSTLPDFPSLQVATTVANSIFPIQGIKTEPNTSLDNNFSLSTIMPIELQATIAPAPTATAVAVSTHHTKPSPTSSSSMMPLNTYQQTQQVTTTNSNSIAATTTAVSTGQLKLYPVKPRKYPNRPSKVPPHERPYPCPVEICDRRFSRSDELTRHMRIHTGQKPFQCPICTRSFSRSDHLTTHVRTHTGEKPFSCDICGRKFARSDEKKRHFKVHLKQKSKKEAKALASSSNNSNPNTKMPSTSVLSTVSPTDQLSLSSTHLPTVTTASL